The genomic stretch GTTTCAGGCTGGGGTCTATCTGAATTTCAGATCACATCATAGGAGACACGGCATCCTCCCCCTTCAAACTGTATTTATTGAACCgcatttcaaatgtaaaagatgaatgtatttattgtgcCTAAGTGTAACTATTAAAACCCACAGACTAGGATGAAAAATTTGCGTAGGAGTGTGCTGGTTTGGtaagctgtgtgtttgtctgatatTCGAGAGGCAGTGCGTCATTCAGTTATGTAGAATTAAAATCTACAATTCCTTATAATAAGCGGTTCACGAGGGGGAAGTGGGCCACATGTGGTAAAGTGAAGTTTCTTGAGATGGAGGCTTTGAATAAGTGACCTTGTATTAATGTTGAAACACAGATTTGGTGCCAATTTAACTGAATTTCTTTGTTGCATCCAAATCCTTTGAAACTGGACTCTATATTTCCTGCCTTGCAGTATAGGAGCGGGAAGATAATGCTTTTCCCAGAGAGACAGATGTCTGATCTCTACAGTTCAGCCCAGGAAATGAACAGATTTCTTTCACATTGTGTCTCAGCTTctgtctcctccacctccaaAAGATACAGGAGACAACGCATGATGAGAGgatttggttattttttttcGCAACACCAAATTCTCAGACTCCTTTTCACCATTTATCGGAGCTCTTAACACTGGGGAAAATCACATGGGACTTTCAAGGCTGTTTGTTCACAGTACTAAATGTCCCCTTATTTTCAACAGGACATTACAGAGTAAACAGATCTTAACACAGTCCCCTGTTAGGAAAAGTCACAGAGGTTCACAGCAAACAGGGGATATAACCGTGATGATTTACAACAGTCCGTCCCAGCTGTGACTGCCTGTTTGCCCCAAGCTGAGGATGAATGGTTCTAGGGGGGGCTGAATCAGGGACAATCCACAGGCTAACATTCACAGCTTAAAGGATCATTCTGCTCTATTTTCATAGCTTTTCCTGTAATTTCACTCGGTTATGTTCTCACCAAAGCAATTGCTAAGATGTGGGAACACAGCCATGACAGTGCAGGAAACAAGTGAGTAAATTCTAAACAAGCCAACAGTACATCCAGATTATTTGGATTTAGTTCCTTTAGCTTGTTTTGATGGAAAAGTTTTTGTGTGGTTATAGTAAACAGACCTCAAGTCTACAGTGTTACCCTTTGTGTACAGTTGCCATGGTCACAGGTAGCAGCCAGGAAATCAGTTCAAAGTCTACCTTCTTCTAACGgtctttatgtgtttttttcttctgttttgtagCCACTCCTTACCTTCTTATCAGCGGGAATGAGGACGCATTCAGTCGTTAAATCTGCTCCTTTGAAACTTACAAGCAACAGTAAGCTAAAAATGCAcatctgcttttttattttattaacaagAACGAGCAATGTAAGCTACTATAACAATTCTTAAATATTATCAATCTGTTCTCACCTTTTAAAAGACCCAGATACATCCGATAACTATACGCATTTAGTTTCTCAGTCTGTTCACTCTTACACTTCAACAACTAGTAATGTTAGCTAACGATGCTATCATCTCTCCTTGTAGTCTTTTTCCCTCAAAGTATTATCAAGTTTACCGGGCAGTGCATGTACTTTCTCAGtctgttcctttttctttttttttttttactgtaagtaTCTGTAAAGTAAGCTCACATTGCATTTATTGttcctcttttccttttaaGAACATGTATCataagctaatgttagctactAGCACAGAAGCCATAGAAAGCAAGACACGTTACTAATGTCGGGTGAAAAAAATACTAAAGTTACTAAAGATCTTCTTGATCTAAAAAGGTTACGCTGTGTTCATTTTTGGTTCATTTTTAAGAAGCCATGGTGAACAGATTTGTTGATGAAAATGTGATCTTTAAAACGTAATCAAGACGTAAAGTGAAGGTGAGCAAACGAAAAATCTGTAACTGAATACAAACATTGCATTAATCCAGTTTATACAATAGATCAAATGTAAAGCTGAAAGAAAATCTGTAAACCACAAAGATAAATTATACCTATTCACTAGTAACCACCAAGTAAGCACTTGTAATCATTGCTGACAAAGTACCTCCTTGTGTTCTTTGTTGTGTTAAAGTGATGCCAAAACATGCACTAGTAACTAGGCATGTATTGCATGTGTGCATGGGGGTGTGCTTGGTGAGTATGTCTGTGAATGGGAACCAGGTGCTTTTGTGCTCTTGTTGTTGCATCGTCAGCTCGGTGTGTCTACAAGTAGCTTAATGAGCTCAGCAGGACCCCTCACATCAAACACTCCGCTAATGGCTGATAAACACATTGGGCTTGGTCAGGCCGGACAACAAATGGGCTCTGTGACGTTCAAGGCAACACAGCAAAAACTGTGCTTCTCAGTCTCACCGTTCACAATCCAGGCCAGCTATTTTCATGAGATGTTAAGCGGAAACGGCTCTCTGGTTTTACGGGAATgcaataaaacatcaaatttTTGAATGGTCAGAGTAGCTTGtttaaaagaagaggaaagaccTATATGAGGTAAGGTATGACAAAGGCAGATGGAAAGAAACAAAAGCTGGTGTGATGTCATAACATTTCTGCAAGAGTCAGCTCtggaagtaaaagaaaaaatcacAAGTGAACTACAACAGAGTGATTATCAGGACAAATCAGCACAGTGATTTTCAGTGATTTACTTCAGATGGAAAAGGGAGTAAATTTCAAGCAGATGCTTTGGTTTATTTGCAGGCAGTTAGCAACACAGTGGGTTGTCTTTCCTTGTTGTTTTATACAAATACCTACAAATAATCTCCAGGCAACCTTACCCCAAAGGCTAAAAATACAACTTATAAAAAAACTGTGTAAGTTACAGGTCCAAGCCGACTTCAGCAAAACTTTGTGCTTTGCTGGCTGGAAATGTTTCACTTCTCCTGAATTTATTAAACGAGACGAGCATGTGTAGGACAAACGCTGCTTGGATGAGGctggaagagaaaataaaagaccCAAGAGGCATATGACGTTTTTGTGGGGTGAAGTTTAATGGGATCGAGATTGTCTTTGTTGGAGGTCAAATATTTAATCGGTTCATGGGACAAAAACCACAACCAGAGCCGTTCCTACATTCACTCAGCCAACTAAAACTCTACATTAGATTCACCATCAGGGCAGAACAAAAACCCCGAGTACCACTTTTAGCAGCTCAGTCGTACAGAGGGTCATTACTTTTGACAAATGACAGACATTTCGCTTTTTCAAAGGTTGGGGCAAAAAGGCTACCACAtataatttttttcattttgccgAACACACTGTTCCCAACGAACCGTTTCTATCTCCTCCTATACAAAGGATTTATTGTGAGAGCTGAGtgaaactctctctctttcctttctcttGTATCGGAGCAATCTCTCCTCTTTGATTTCACTCTAGCTGGTTGAGATCAGTGTTACTCTCCGGGAGAGTAAAAGTGACCTCAGTCTGACTCATTGGTCGGCATCCATCCGCTCCCTCAGGCCCTACGACACGCACAGActgacagaaagacagatgAACATGGagacagagggacagacaggCGGGGTCCTAAGATTGCCCCAGTGACGAAGAAGGAAGGAGGCAAACGATTGCAGTGGAGAGGGCGGACTGTGACCTAATTGGTCAGACCGTGCGCGAATGGGTGCATTGTGCCATAGTAGAAGTCACAGCGTGCTAGTTGTTGAAGCCGCCAATCGTTTTCCTATGTAGatcctgaaaaagaaaaaaaagaagtcaagtggcTGTACAGGTTACTTACAAAAAGTCTGGGTCATTAGCAGCCCGTTTACTGTTAAGTATTTTACTACTTCTTTGAAGCCATTGAGTTATTAAGAAAATCAGATACAGAGTTAAAGCAGGGCTCACTCCTGTGAAAGGAAGCTGTGGCACATTAGGCAACATTTTGCAAAGTATCATATTAGCCCACTGGTGAATTAATAAGACCTGAATAGCAGACGCATACTGACGTTTACAGGATACAGCCCACTGAATAGCAGAGTAGTGTTTTTCCGGCTGACTCTTTAATAGTTTTCCTGCTCAATCCcatgtgatgatgtcattcatAAAGTGACTCTCTTTTAGTTATTTAAAACCTCCATTGATCAAAACAGATCAAAACACGATAAGTTATAATTGACCTTGCTAAAGCTTCTGGGGAGGGGAGAATGGATGAATGGCTGGGTGGTGATGCCATAAAGGTCATCAAGGAAATGGTGCTACAATGCATTTAAAAGGATATGAAACATgaatgggttaaaaaaaaaaaaagaacattgtcTCACCCGACTCCAAGTGTGAGCAGGTGTGAGGCCAGCAGTGAGGGGCCGAGTAAGAGGAGAACATCAGAGGAGAAGAGGCCTCTCTTCATCACCTCTGACTTCCTAACGCTGAGGGAGCTCTGCTGCTTCGGGTGCTGAAACACAaactctctgcagacagacagagaggggggggggaacgaGGTGCAGGAGATAAGACATGTTGATAGAAGGAAGatagaaagaataaaaagataaacagaaCTAATGAGAACACAAGAGAGAAGAGTGAGAATGCGAGAAAGGTAGTGAAGACGGTCTGAGGCCATTAAGAGCTGCTACCTGTCAAACTGAGTTATTGTTTAGCAGAAGATGAAATGTCAAGTGTGGTAGAGTAAATAAAACGAGGGTGATTCATGTGTTTCTCAACACTCAAAGGGGAAATACGCAAACTGAATTTAAGACAGCATTTATCAGCATGCCGTCAAAGTCAAACTGAAGAGACATTAAAAACTCAAACTTTCAAGTTCGCTTTACCTTTCAGCTGGTGCCAAAAAGAATAACACAGAATGTTTCTGTAGTTGAATATGAAAAcgtttgtttttggaaggacTTATGTAGTAACTTTTTCTTCACAAAAAAAGTCCAATGTTGCCTCTGGTTGTTTGGGCAAACTCACAATGAAAACATGACTCACTGTGCTTAGTGATGAAcagattaaacaaactaaataaaatgtgaagTTAGTTTCAAAGGTTAGccaaaggtttcttttttttttttactttgttttgtgCACGATTAGCTGTTTTCCCTTTGTTGAAATCTTTTTGCTATGCTACGTTAATTGCCTGCAGCCTCCAGCATTATTCTTTTTGCAAGGACACAGGAGTTGCATCTATCTTGTTATTTAGCTCTGGGCATAAACGAAATACTACTCATTTTAAAACTGTTACACGTCTTTGAAAGTAATAAGAAATGCTCTTAAACATGAGATATCTGGTTAAACATCACTTCAAACATCAATCACTTTTAAAGACATGCAGCTGGTCTTACTTTGGTGGCATATTTTCAGGTCTACTGGACCAATCCCACACCCAGTCAGTATCTCCTCGCCGCTCAACTTCCTCCTGCAACATGCATAAGGGGTGACATGATATGCAAGAGTAGAAAATCAAAATGCAGGCAGAGTAGATACGGGAGGCAAACTCAGGACGAGAGACACAGGGACGTTAACATGAGCAACATCACGCTCATGGATGTTACTGATTTGAACATTTGTCTTGTAAATCTTTTGGCTGAATCTCAGAAATACAATAAAGATCAAAGAAACTGCTTGAAGACAGGAGGTTAGTCgcaactttgttttttaaattaacaaaaaaaaacattttcctaaaaTTATTTCTTCAAATCTTTGGTTAATAAGTAATTAATATACTGCAAAAATGAAAGGTTAAACAATGATGATAGCACACCTGGTCTATGGTAGGAGTCACATTTTCTAAAATCATATAATGTTTTCTGTATGGATGATATGGCTGGATGTCTGGAGTCTTAAGTAAATACATGTTATGTTGGTTAAAAATCATTAATTTAATATCAGAAGCATTTATTGATTTGTGTGCACAGGTAGTAGTATGTTTAATTGTGCTTAATGTCTCTGCAAGCAGATCTCCTATTTCTCTGGCATGAATACAGACGCCTCAGGCTAGATTGCTAGATTGACAATAAACCTACGCTCTGGACTTTTACCAGCAAAATTAAGATTACGGCCTCAAATAAATATAATAGCACCTGTAAGGGTTGAAAAGTCAAATACCTGTATGGGGACATAGTCGCTGTCATGCTCACTCGTTGCTCTGGGGGATCCAGTAGACTGTGGAGTCACGGCTTGTGGAGGACTGcggaagacaaacagacatttATAAAGTGAGTTAGCTGTCAAGATTTGAATGGACTGCATTTAAAATAGAtggattatttttaaacaaaacaaacagattcatAACACATATTTTGTAAAACAAGGAAAATTGCACTCTGCACAGGAGGAGATTCATTACtgtgcatgttttctttaaacCCTGCTGTTCATCTCAAGACCCCCAAAagcccaaacaaaaaaaaaaaaaaaaaacatgaaacaaaacaaaagtctgcACCCCTACCTGTCTCTACTCCTCTCACACTCGAGCTGTGCCTCCAGAAGGATCCTCTCCAGCTCCCCCTGCAGGGCGGAGGAGATGCTGTCCTGCGACCCTGTCAGACTCTCCCTGCGGCTCACGGCTGCAATCAGCTCCTCCAACTCGACCCAGGAGCCTGATGATCAAACAAAACATGCAGTTTGTAATTATGCTCAGGCAGTCAGCAAGGAGGCAGGAAGCAGCAGGgcttcacacacaaactgtacgtAGACTTTCAGAAGCagaagatgagatgagatgagattcaactttattgtcattacacatatacaagtatagagtaacgaaatgaggtttggcatctcaccagaagtgcaaataagcagaaagtgcaagagtctgtgctatgtacagtaattacaaaatttacagatgtagactaaaaaaagttaattattaggtatatatggatggctggattaatgggatgctataaatataaataaatgctataaatataagtgtattcttaggattataatatacagattaaggtgcagtgagcaatGAGAAATGAGATGTGATGAGGAAAGAGAGCAAATCTGTAGCCTTAATATTGAGCTTTGCAACGAGTCACTTTtctattagtttaaaaaaaataaaaataaaatcactttaCCCTCAAGTAGCTCTGTCACTGGGAATTAGCCATTTTCAAACTGGTAATTTTCTCCTTTCTCATCCTCACAGTGGGCGGTTAAAATGCTGTTATAATGTCTGGCTTTTATGGTCAGGGTGATAATGTGTGTTAATTAAGGGTATCCGACAAATACTTAATAATT from Labrus bergylta chromosome 17, fLabBer1.1, whole genome shotgun sequence encodes the following:
- the zgc:73226 gene encoding BCL2/adenovirus E1B 19 kDa protein-interacting protein 3, yielding MSLSGSQTPEDGLYGSWVELEELIAAVSRRESLTGSQDSISSALQGELERILLEAQLECERSRDSPPQAVTPQSTGSPRATSEHDSDYVPIQEEVERRGDTDWVWDWSSRPENMPPKEFVFQHPKQQSSLSVRKSEVMKRGLFSSDVLLLLGPSLLASHLLTLGVGIYIGKRLAASTTSTL